In the genome of Raphanus sativus cultivar WK10039 chromosome 4, ASM80110v3, whole genome shotgun sequence, one region contains:
- the LOC108855000 gene encoding disease resistance protein RML1B yields MASSSSSSSSVPCVSKYDVFLSFRGEDTRKTIVSHLYAALDSRGIVTFKDDQRLETGDHISDQLHIALKGSSFAVVVLSENYATSKWCLMELQLIMEFMKEGTLEVFPIFYGVDPSTVRHQLRSFSLERYKGRPEMVDKVHKWKEALHLIANLSGVDSRHCVDEAVMVGEIARDISRRVTLMQKIDSGNIVGMKAHMEGLNHLLDLESNEVVMLGIWGMGGIGKSSIAKCLYDQISPRFRARCFLENIKSVSKDHDHDLKHFQKEMLSTILCDDISLWSVEAGCQEIKKRLGHQKVFLVLDGVYKVAQVHALAKEKNWFGPGSRIIITTRDMGLLNTCGVENVYEVKCLSDKDALKMFKQIAFEGGGSPPCAGLEQLSVRATRLAHGLPSAINAHALFLRGRTVSPEVWEEALTALESSLDENTMEILRISYEGLPKPHQNVFLHVACLFNGDTLQRITSLLHGPIPQSSLWIRVLAEKSLIKISTNGSVIMHKLVEQMAREMIRDDRSLARKFLRDSQDVFYALTFRDRGEQTECMSLHTCDMTCALSMKASVVGHMHNLKFLKVYKHVDSIESKLQLIPDQHLLPCSLRLFHWDAFPLRTLPPDADPYFLVELNLRHSDLETLWSGKPMFNSLKRLDVTGSKHLKQLPDLSGITSLEELFLEHCPRLKGIPESIGKRSTLKKLKLSYCGGLRSALRFFIWKSTMQQHIGLEFPDAKVKMDALINISIGGDISFEFCSKFRGNAEYISFNSDPQISATSSMNLQQAPWLISECNRFNSLSIMRFSHKENGESFSFDSFPDFPDLKELKLVNLNIRKIPSGVHGIQKLEFLEKLDLSGNDFENLPEAMNGLSRLKSLWLQNCFKLKELPKLTQVQTLTLTNCRNLRSLVKLSDTSEEKRRYSLLELCLENCNNVELLSDQLSHFTKLTNLDLSGHDFDTLPSSIRDITSLVTLCLNNCKKIKSVEKLPPSLQFLDAHGCHSLEADSVEHFRDKPYEEVQQGTCFKETEMPIYVLNHQATSAFQIIHLLKKTPAPMFLGIPFCITLVAVLVVLLLRVFK; encoded by the exons ATGgcgtcctcctcctcctcctcctcctctgttCCTTGTGTATCAAAGTATGACGTGTTCCTCAGCTTCAGAGGAGAAGACACTCGCAAAACCATTGTCAGCCATCTATACGCAGCACTTGATAGTAGAGGGATAGTTACCTTCAAAGACGACCAAAGACTTGAGACAGGTGATCACATTTCCGACCAACTCCACATAGCACTCAAGGGTTCGAGCTTCGCCGTTGTGGTTCTCTCCGAGAACTACGCTACCTCTAAGTGGTGCTTAATGGAACTTCAGTTGATAATGGAGTTTATGAAGGAAGGAACACTTGAAGTCTTCCCTATCTTCTATGGAGTAGATCCTTCCACCGTCAGGCACCAGCTACGGAGTTTCTCTTTAGAAAGGTACAAGGGTCGTCCAGAAATGGTGGACAAGGTTCACAAGTGGAAAGAAGCTCTTCACCTAATAGCTAACCTTTCAGGCGTTGATTCAAGACACTG CGTTGATGAGGCTGTTATGGTTGGAGAAATTGCCAGAGATATATCAAGACGTGTGACACTGATGCAAAAAATAGACTCAGGCAATATTGTTGGGATGAAAGCACACATGGAAGGTCTTAATCATCTACTGGATCTAGAGTCCAATGAGGTTGTTATGTTAGGAATCTGGGGAATGGGAGGAATAGGGAAAAGCTCAATAGCCAAGTGTCTCTATGACCAGATCTCACCTAGATTTAGAGCTCGTTGTTTCTTAGAAAATATTAAGAGTGTTAGCAAAGACCATGACCATGATCTAAAGCATTTTCAGAAAGAAATGCTTTCCACTATCCTCTGTGATGATATCAGCTTATGGAGCGTGGAAGCTGGATGCCAAGAGATAAAGAAGAGACTTGGGCACCAAAAGGtttttcttgtacttgatggtGTGTATAAAGTGGCGCAGGTACATGCCTTGGCCAAAGAGAAAAACTGGTTTGGTCCAGGGAGCCGAATCATCATAACAACTAGAGATATGGGATTGCTCAACACCTGTGGAGTAGAAAACGTTTATGAGGTTAAGTGTTTGAGTGATAAAGATGCTCTCAAGATGTTTAAACAGATTGCTTTTGAAGGAGGAGGAAGTCCTCCTTGTGCTGGTTTAGAACAACTCTCAGTCCGAGCTACTCGGCTTGCTCACGGTCTTCCTTCTGCTATTAACGCACATGCCTTGTTTCTCCGTGGAAGAACGGTTTCTCCTGAGGTGTGGGAAGAAGCTTTAACTGCACTTGAAAGCAGCCTTGACGAGAATACAATGGAAATCTTGAGAATTAGCTACGAGGGCTTACCAAAACCACATCAGAATGTGTTCCTTCATGTTGCTTGTCTCTTCAATGGAGACACCCTCCAGCGTATCACTTCCCTTCTCCATGGACCCATACCTCAGAGCAGCCTGTGGATAAGAGTTTTAGCAGAGAAGTCTCTGATCAAAATATCTACTAACGGATCTGTAATCATGCATAAGTTGGTTGAACAAATGGCAAGAGAAATGATCCGTGACGACAGGTCTTTGGCTAGAAAATTCCTCAGAGATTCTCAGGATGTTTTCTATGCGCTGACTTTCAGAGAT AGAGGTGAACAAACTGAATGCATGTCCCTACACACATGTGATATGACCTGTGCATTGTCCATGAAGGCCAGTGTCGTTGGCCATATGCATAATCTCAAGTTTCTCAAAGTCTACAAGCATGTAGATTCCATAGAGTCAAAGCTGCAACTCATTCCAGACCAACATCTCTTGCCTTGTAGCCTACGGCTATTCCATTGGGATGCATTCCCATTGAGAACCCTGCCTCCTGATGCTGATCCATATTTTCTTGTTGAACTCAATCTGCGTCACAGTGATTTAGAAACGCTCTGGAGTGGAAAACCG ATGTTCAATAGTTTGAAGAGACTTGATGTGACAGGATCTAAGCATCTCAAGCAACTTCCAGATCTTTCAGGTATCACTAGTCTTGAGGAACTGTTTTTGGAACACTGCCCAAGACTAAAAGGCATTCCAGAGAGTATTGGGAAAAGATCTACTCTAAAGAAGCTCAAGTTATCTTACTGCGGAGGCCTTAGAAGTGCCTTGAGGTTTTTTATATGGAAATCTACCATGCAGCAACATATTGGATTGGAGTTTCCAGATGCAAAAGTGAAAATGGATGCACTAATAAACATATCCATTGGTGGAGACATAAGTTTTGAGTTCTGTTCAAAATTTAGAGGAAATGCTGAATACATCTCTTTTAACTCTGATCCACAGATCTCTGCCACATCTTCAATGAATCTGCAGCAAGCACCTTGGCTCATCTCAGAGTGCAACAGATTCAACTCCCTTAGCATCATGAGGTTCAGCCACAAAGAAAACGGTGAATCTTTCTCATTTGACAGCTTCCCAGACTTTCCTGATCTTAAAGAGCTAAAGCTAGTGAACTTAAACATCCGGAAGATTCCATCTGGGGTTCATGGGATTCAGAAGTTGGAGTTCCTAGAGAAGCTGGACCTCAGTGGGAATGATTTTGAGAACTTACCAGAAGCTATGAATGGTCTTTCCCGGTTGAAATCACTCTGGCTTCAAAACTGTTTCAAGCTCAAAGAGTTGCCAAAGCTAACTCAGGTGCAGACACTGACACTTACCAACTGTAGGAACCTCAGATCATTGGTGAAACTGTCTGACACaagtgaagaaaaaagaagatacAGTTTGCTTGAGCTTTGCCTTGAAAACTGCAACAATGTTGAGTTGTTGTCAGATCAGCTCAGTCATTTCACTAAGTTGACAAATTTAGATCTCAGCGGCCATGATTTTGATACATTGCCATCAAGCATCAGAGATATTACATCGTTGGTAACTCTTTGCCTCAATAACTGCAAGAAAATCAAATCAGTGGAGAAACTCCCACCGAGTCTTCAGTTTCTTGATGCACACGGATGTCATTCCCTCGAAGCTGATTCTGTAGAACATTTTAGAGACAAACCATACGAAGAG GTACAGCAAGGAACCTGTTTCAAAGAAACTGAGATGCCAATTTATGTACTGAATCATCAAGCCACAAGCGCCTTCCAAATCATCCACCTTCTCAAGAAAACACCTGCTCCCATGTTTCTAGGCATTCCTTTCTGCATCACGCTAGTGGCTGTTCTTGTCGTTCTTCTCCTGCGTGTTTTCAAGTGA
- the LOC108855002 gene encoding disease resistance protein CHS1-like, with protein sequence MSSSYSFLLAGRDLDVFLSFSGKKALDIDFGYDLSRNGIKSFKSESWKEKSLKPIDRHTLEALKESKVAVVMTSDEEASSVGFLEELLVILEFQEKRSLTVIPVFLTKHALDMEEVCQVFPERARMWRTVIAKLENIATQYSVSRNLALIHGTHRIKQVADDIRLMFLSCASSDFKGLAGMDRHLKAFHELLALESDKQVRTLGIWGCAGVGKTTLARYSYAEISVKFQTHLFLESVENMKQKILENIEVEEDDHERIEITEAKNKHRRVLIVADGVKDSEQGKWISEYANWFAPGSRVILITQDKSVLEESGVNHVYEVDTLRYDEALELFSRFAFKQLYPPPEFERLSVRAVQLAGFLPMGIRLFGSFLTGRGKEEWEGTLVKLNAKQSKEAVELWKIMEASEDEQVVEASSQR encoded by the coding sequence AtgtcttcttcttattcttttttattGGCTGGAAGAGACTTGGATGTGTTCTTGAGTTTCAGCGGTAAGAAAGCGCTTGACATCGATTTCGGTTATGATTTGTCTCGAAATGGCATCAAGTCTTTTAAATCAGAAAGCTGGAAGGAGAAGAGTCTCAAGCCTATTGATAGACACACGCTCGAGGCTTTGAAAGAGTCTAAAGTAGCAGTCGTCATGACCTCTGATGAAGAAGCTTCTTCCGTTGGGTTCCTTGAAGAGCTCCTTGTAATACTCGAGTTTCAAGAGAAGCGTTCACTCACTGTCATACCAgtatttttaacaaaacatGCTTTGGATATGGAAGAAGTCTGTCAAGTGTTTCCAGAGAGAGCTAGGATGTGGAGGACTGTGATTGCCAAGCTGGAGAACATAGCTACACAGTATTCAGTTTCTAGGAATCTTGCGCTGATTCATGGAACGCATCGGATCAAGCAGGTGGCTGATGACATTAGGCTTATGTTTCTCTCTTGTGCGTCGAGTGACTTCAAAGGTCTTGCAGGAATGGATCGTCACTTGAAAGCGTTTCATGAGCTGTTGGCTTTAGAATCTGATAAACAAGTTCGTACTCTTGGCATTTGGGGTTGTGCAGGTGTGGGAAAGACAACGCTTGCAAGGTACTCTTATGCTGAGATCTCTGTAAAGTTTCAGACACATCTTTTTCTAGAAAGCGTTGAAAACATGAAACAAAAGATTCTAGAAAACATTGAAGTGGAAGAAGATGATCATGAGAGGATTGAGATTACAGAAGCAAAGAACAAACACCGGAGAGTTCTCATTGTAGCTGATGGTGTGAAGGACAGTGAGCAAGGGAAGTGGATCTCTGAGTATGCTAACTGGTTTGCTCCTGGAAGTAGAGTCATTTTAATTACTCAAGACAAGAGTGTTCTTGAGGAGTCAGGAGTGAATCATGTGTACGAAGTTGATACTTTAAGATATGATGAAGCTCTTGAACTCTTCTCACGCTTTGCTTTCAAACAGCTATACCCTCCTCCTGAGTTCGAACGACTCTCAGTTCGTGCTGTCCAGCTCGCAGGGTTTCTTCCAATGGGGATTAGACTGTTTGGCTCGTTTCTAACTGGTAGAGGTAAAGAGGAATGGGAAGGTACACTTGTTAAACTCAACGCAAAGCAAAGCAAAGAAGCAGTGGAACTGTGGAAGATTATGGAAGCATCAGAAGATGAACAAGTTGTGGAAGCATCTTCACAAAGATAA
- the LOC108837201 gene encoding protein VARIATION IN COMPOUND TRIGGERED ROOT growth response-like isoform X1, with product MASPSFSSSSSPNWRYDVFPSFRGEDIRKNFLSHFLKELERKMISAFKDMEMERSQSIWPEIVHAIRESRIAVVLFSKNYASSVWCLNELLEIMRCREELGQIVIPVFYVLDPSQVRKQNGDFGKIFNKTCQNKTKQVKEQWQKALTDVANILGFHSENCAGEAKMIEEITNDVLGKLKVTPSEDFGNFVGLKDHMKNMSSLLDLESKEVKMVGIWGPSGIGKTTIARALYSRLLRHFQGRIFIDRSFISKSKEIYSKANDYNMKLHLQEQFLSKLLGKESIQVDHLGAVRERLKHRKVLIFIDDLDDKVVLDALVGQNQWFGSWSRIIVVTTDKHLLKSHGIDCIYEVDFPSEKTALEMLCRYAFNKNVPDEGFEKLAVEVAQLAGSLPLGLRVLGSYLRGRGKDHWISSLPILKDSLDVDIKHVLRFSYEGLSEEDQALFRHIACLFNLEKVDDIKLLLEDSFKSFEIGFANLVAKSLVHVRLNIVEMHTLLQLLGKEIVREQSRNPGKREFIVNSEDICDVLEDSDGTKRVLGISLNIDEIGWFLIHENAFKKMGNLRFLTIFTNKYMLDKKVHLPDSFDHLPPKLKLLCWEGYPMKSLPSNFCPERLVKLKMKNSKLEKLWEGSWNLTCLKEVNLWGSENLKEIPDLSRATNLEKLYLCYRLSWVKIPSSMQIFNNLTKVETLPTPINHETTKGLHVAEFCMDNLKFEKLVEGIQPLMCMGTMLPTSLKVLFLSDISNMVELPFSIQNLNNLTDMKIIRCMDLEILPTGINLVSLERLNLNGCSRLKTFPDISRNISSLYLEETAIEEVPPWTENFSKLKYLLMQRCGKLEYVYLNVSKLKHLELVNFSHCGELTGADLSGYPSGTALEGEIIGTELQASSSIPDNNVPKVEFSFINCFKLDEEDVLQQLSYEKLILSGEEMPLYFTHRTTGTSMAFPLAQTPHSPPFFRFRVCAVAVFDSKPTSGTIGVFTKVNCQFKSRLGSYYESPYQHDYFSVYQNGSYLLLLDCVVSLKKDNATPTEVDYDYVNIQFHMSSSKFKLKEWGIRLSEDCSSVENRVGYTNAIPQICEADEDNVVNAFDDTRLSMVKSVGTAVDGEKEANMTT from the exons AGCCACTTTCTCAAGGAGCTGGAAAGGAAAATGATCTCTGCTTTCAAAGACATGGAGATGGAGAGAAGCCAGTCTATCTGGCCCGAGATTGTACATGCGATTAGAGAATCAAGGATTGCAGTGGTCTTGTTCTCCAAAAACTACGCATCTTCAGTCTGGTGTCTGAATGAATTGTTGGAGATCATGAGGTGCAGGGAAGAGCTGGGCCAAATCGTGATTCCGGTTTTCTACGTTTTGGATCCTTCCCAGGTGAGGAAACAGAACGGAGACTTTGGGAAGATCTTTAACAAGACTTGccagaacaaaacaaaacaagtgaAAGAACAATGGCAGAAAGCGTTGACTGATGTGGCTAATATCCTCGGATTTCATTCTGAGAACTG CGCTGGTGAAGCTAAGATGATTGAAGAAATCACCAATGATGTTCTGGGTAAACTGAAAGTAACCCCATCAGAAGATTTTGGGAACTTTGTTGGCCTCAAAGatcatatgaaaaatatgaGTTCATTATTGGATTTGGAATCCAAGGAAGTGAAGATGGTTGGGATATGGGGCCCTTCCGGAATTGGCAAGACTACAATTGCAAGAGCTCTATATAGTCGACTCTTACGTCATTTCCAAGGTAGAATCTTCATAGACAGGAGTTTCATATCTAAGAGTAAAGAAATTTATAGTAAAGCCAACGACTATAACATGAAGTTGCACTTGCAAGAACAATTTCTGTCTAAACTGTTAGGCAAAGAGAGCATACAAGTAGATCACTTAGGTGCGGTGAGAGAGAGGCTAAAGCATCGAAAAGTTCTTATCTTTATTGATGACTTGGATGATAAAGTGGTGCTAGACGCCCTGGTGGGTCAAAATCAATGGTTTGGAAGTTGGAGCAGAATCATTGTGGTTACAACTGATAAGCATCTACTAAAGTCCCATGGGATTGATTGCATTTACGAGGTTGATTTCCCATCTGAAAAGACGGCTCTTGAGATGTTGTGTCGATATGCCTTTAACAAAAACGTTCCAGATGAAGGTTTTGAGAAGCTCGCAGTTGAAGTCGCACAACTTGCGGGTAGTCTTCCCTTGGGTCTTAGAGTTTTGGGTTCGTATCTGCGGGGCAGGGGCAAAGACCATTGGATAAGCAGTCTGCCGATATTAAAGGATAGTTTAGATGTGGACATTAAACATGTATTAAGATTCAGTTATGAAGGGTTATCTGAGGAAGATCAAGCCTTATTTCGTCACATTGCATGTCTCTTCAATTTGGAGAAAGTTGATGACATCAAGCTGCTACTCGAAGATAGTTTTAAGAGTTTTGAAATTGGGTTTGCAAACCTAGTTGCAAAATCTCTTGTACATGTAAGATTGAATATTGTGGAAATGCACACTTTGCTACAACTACTGGGTAAGGAGATCGTCCGTGAACAGTCCCGTAATCCGGGAAAACGAGAGTTCATTGTGAACTCTGAGGATATTTGTGATGTACTTGAAGACTCTGAt GGTACCAAAAGGGTGTTAGGTATATCATTAAATATAGATGAGATCGGTTGGTTTTTAATACATGAGAATGCTTTCAAAAAGATGGGCAATCTCCGTTTCCTAACAATTTTCACGAATAAATATATGCTCGACAAAAAGGTGCACTTACCAGACAGCTTCGACCATTTGCCGCCTAAACTCAAATTGTTATGTTGGGAAGGATATCCAATGAAAAGTTTGCCTTCTAATTTTTGCCCTGAAAGACTCGTCAAGCTCAAAATGAAGAATAGCAAGCTCGAAAAGTTGTGGGAAGGATCTTGG AACCTAACATGTCTCAAGGAGGTGAACTTGTGGGGATCTGAAAACCTAAAAGAGATCCCAGATCTTTCCAGGGCCACCAATCTAGAGAAGCTGTATCTTTGCTATCGTTTGAGTTGGGTGAAGATTCCTTCCTCTATGCAGATTTTCAATAATCTAACAAAGGTGGAAACTCTTCCAACCCCCATTAACCACGAAACTACCAAAGGCCTCCATGTCGCAGAGTTTTGTATGGATAACTTAAAATTTGAGAAACTAGTGGAAGGAATACAG ccGCTGATGTGCATGGGAACGATGCTGCCTACCTCTTTGAAGGTGTTGTTTCTCTCAGATATCTCAAATATGGTGGAGCTTCCTTTCTCTATTCAGAATCTCAATAACCTAACGGACATGAAGATTATAAGATGCATGGATCTGGAGATTCTTCCAACTGGAATCAACCTTGTATCTCTGGAACGACTCAATCTCAATGGATGCTCGCGCTTGAAGACCTTTCCTGATATCTCAAGAAACATCTCATCCCTTTATCTAGAAGAAACAGCAATAGAAGAGGTCCCTCCGTGGACTGAGAACTTCTCTAAGCTCAAATATCTACTCATGCAAAGATGCGGTAAGTTAGAGTACGTATACCTAAACGTTTCTAAACTGAAACATCTCGAGTTGGTCAACTTTTCGCATTGTGGGGAATTGACTGGTGCTGATTTGAGCGGTTATCCAAGTGGCACAGCATTGGAAGGAGAGATTATTGGCACGGAGTTACAAGCCTCCTCTTCTATTCCAGACAATAATGTCCCAAAAGTCGAGTTCAGTTTCATCAACTGCTTCAAGTTGGATGAAGAAGATGTTCTTCAACAACTCTCATACGAGAAACTCATCTTGTCCGGTGAAGAAATGCCGTTATACTTCACTCACCGAACTACGGGAACCTCTATGGCCTTCCCTCTTGCTCAGACCCCTCACTCTCCGCCATTCTTCAGGTTTAGGGTTTGCGCTGTGGCTGTTTTCGACTCTAAGCCCACCTCTGGTACCATTGGAGTCTTTACAAAGGTAAATTGTCAATTCAAAAGCAGACTCGGAAGTTACTATGAATCCCCCTATCAACACGACTACTTCTCCGTATATCAGAACGGTAGTTATCTTCTTTTACTAGACTGtgttgtttctctgaagaaagACAATGCTACTCCAACTGAAGTGGACTACGATTACGTGAATATACAGTTTCATATGAGTAGTAGCAAGTTCAAATTAAAAGAATGGGGTATACGACTCTCGGAGGACTGTTCATCAGTGGAAAACCGAGTTGGTTATACAAACGCTATTCCACAAATTTGTGAAGCCGATGAAGACAATGTGGTTAATGCATTTGATGATACGAGACTGAGCATGGTGAAGAGTGTGGGGACAGCTGTAGATGGAGAGAAGGAAGCGAATATG aCTACCTGA
- the LOC108837201 gene encoding disease resistance protein RPS6-like isoform X2 has translation MASPSFSSSSSPNWRYDVFPSFRGEDIRKNFLSHFLKELERKMISAFKDMEMERSQSIWPEIVHAIRESRIAVVLFSKNYASSVWCLNELLEIMRCREELGQIVIPVFYVLDPSQVRKQNGDFGKIFNKTCQNKTKQVKEQWQKALTDVANILGFHSENCAGEAKMIEEITNDVLGKLKVTPSEDFGNFVGLKDHMKNMSSLLDLESKEVKMVGIWGPSGIGKTTIARALYSRLLRHFQGRIFIDRSFISKSKEIYSKANDYNMKLHLQEQFLSKLLGKESIQVDHLGAVRERLKHRKVLIFIDDLDDKVVLDALVGQNQWFGSWSRIIVVTTDKHLLKSHGIDCIYEVDFPSEKTALEMLCRYAFNKNVPDEGFEKLAVEVAQLAGSLPLGLRVLGSYLRGRGKDHWISSLPILKDSLDVDIKHVLRFSYEGLSEEDQALFRHIACLFNLEKVDDIKLLLEDSFKSFEIGFANLVAKSLVHVRLNIVEMHTLLQLLGKEIVREQSRNPGKREFIVNSEDICDVLEDSDGTKRVLGISLNIDEIGWFLIHENAFKKMGNLRFLTIFTNKYMLDKKVHLPDSFDHLPPKLKLLCWEGYPMKSLPSNFCPERLVKLKMKNSKLEKLWEGSWNLTCLKEVNLWGSENLKEIPDLSRATNLEKLYLCYRLSWVKIPSSMQIFNNLTKVETLPTPINHETTKGLHVAEFCMDNLKFEKLVEGIQPLMCMGTMLPTSLKVLFLSDISNMVELPFSIQNLNNLTDMKIIRCMDLEILPTGINLVSLERLNLNGCSRLKTFPDISRNISSLYLEETAIEEVPPWTENFSKLKYLLMQRCGKLEYVYLNVSKLKHLELVNFSHCGELTGADLSGYPSGTALEGEIIGTELQASSSIPDNNVPKVEFSFINCFKLDEEDVLQQLSYEKLILSGEEMPLYFTHRTTGTSMAFPLAQTPHSPPFFRFRVCAVAVFDSKPTSGTIGVFTKVNCQFKSRLGSYYESPYQHDYFSVYQNVSYE, from the exons AGCCACTTTCTCAAGGAGCTGGAAAGGAAAATGATCTCTGCTTTCAAAGACATGGAGATGGAGAGAAGCCAGTCTATCTGGCCCGAGATTGTACATGCGATTAGAGAATCAAGGATTGCAGTGGTCTTGTTCTCCAAAAACTACGCATCTTCAGTCTGGTGTCTGAATGAATTGTTGGAGATCATGAGGTGCAGGGAAGAGCTGGGCCAAATCGTGATTCCGGTTTTCTACGTTTTGGATCCTTCCCAGGTGAGGAAACAGAACGGAGACTTTGGGAAGATCTTTAACAAGACTTGccagaacaaaacaaaacaagtgaAAGAACAATGGCAGAAAGCGTTGACTGATGTGGCTAATATCCTCGGATTTCATTCTGAGAACTG CGCTGGTGAAGCTAAGATGATTGAAGAAATCACCAATGATGTTCTGGGTAAACTGAAAGTAACCCCATCAGAAGATTTTGGGAACTTTGTTGGCCTCAAAGatcatatgaaaaatatgaGTTCATTATTGGATTTGGAATCCAAGGAAGTGAAGATGGTTGGGATATGGGGCCCTTCCGGAATTGGCAAGACTACAATTGCAAGAGCTCTATATAGTCGACTCTTACGTCATTTCCAAGGTAGAATCTTCATAGACAGGAGTTTCATATCTAAGAGTAAAGAAATTTATAGTAAAGCCAACGACTATAACATGAAGTTGCACTTGCAAGAACAATTTCTGTCTAAACTGTTAGGCAAAGAGAGCATACAAGTAGATCACTTAGGTGCGGTGAGAGAGAGGCTAAAGCATCGAAAAGTTCTTATCTTTATTGATGACTTGGATGATAAAGTGGTGCTAGACGCCCTGGTGGGTCAAAATCAATGGTTTGGAAGTTGGAGCAGAATCATTGTGGTTACAACTGATAAGCATCTACTAAAGTCCCATGGGATTGATTGCATTTACGAGGTTGATTTCCCATCTGAAAAGACGGCTCTTGAGATGTTGTGTCGATATGCCTTTAACAAAAACGTTCCAGATGAAGGTTTTGAGAAGCTCGCAGTTGAAGTCGCACAACTTGCGGGTAGTCTTCCCTTGGGTCTTAGAGTTTTGGGTTCGTATCTGCGGGGCAGGGGCAAAGACCATTGGATAAGCAGTCTGCCGATATTAAAGGATAGTTTAGATGTGGACATTAAACATGTATTAAGATTCAGTTATGAAGGGTTATCTGAGGAAGATCAAGCCTTATTTCGTCACATTGCATGTCTCTTCAATTTGGAGAAAGTTGATGACATCAAGCTGCTACTCGAAGATAGTTTTAAGAGTTTTGAAATTGGGTTTGCAAACCTAGTTGCAAAATCTCTTGTACATGTAAGATTGAATATTGTGGAAATGCACACTTTGCTACAACTACTGGGTAAGGAGATCGTCCGTGAACAGTCCCGTAATCCGGGAAAACGAGAGTTCATTGTGAACTCTGAGGATATTTGTGATGTACTTGAAGACTCTGAt GGTACCAAAAGGGTGTTAGGTATATCATTAAATATAGATGAGATCGGTTGGTTTTTAATACATGAGAATGCTTTCAAAAAGATGGGCAATCTCCGTTTCCTAACAATTTTCACGAATAAATATATGCTCGACAAAAAGGTGCACTTACCAGACAGCTTCGACCATTTGCCGCCTAAACTCAAATTGTTATGTTGGGAAGGATATCCAATGAAAAGTTTGCCTTCTAATTTTTGCCCTGAAAGACTCGTCAAGCTCAAAATGAAGAATAGCAAGCTCGAAAAGTTGTGGGAAGGATCTTGG AACCTAACATGTCTCAAGGAGGTGAACTTGTGGGGATCTGAAAACCTAAAAGAGATCCCAGATCTTTCCAGGGCCACCAATCTAGAGAAGCTGTATCTTTGCTATCGTTTGAGTTGGGTGAAGATTCCTTCCTCTATGCAGATTTTCAATAATCTAACAAAGGTGGAAACTCTTCCAACCCCCATTAACCACGAAACTACCAAAGGCCTCCATGTCGCAGAGTTTTGTATGGATAACTTAAAATTTGAGAAACTAGTGGAAGGAATACAG ccGCTGATGTGCATGGGAACGATGCTGCCTACCTCTTTGAAGGTGTTGTTTCTCTCAGATATCTCAAATATGGTGGAGCTTCCTTTCTCTATTCAGAATCTCAATAACCTAACGGACATGAAGATTATAAGATGCATGGATCTGGAGATTCTTCCAACTGGAATCAACCTTGTATCTCTGGAACGACTCAATCTCAATGGATGCTCGCGCTTGAAGACCTTTCCTGATATCTCAAGAAACATCTCATCCCTTTATCTAGAAGAAACAGCAATAGAAGAGGTCCCTCCGTGGACTGAGAACTTCTCTAAGCTCAAATATCTACTCATGCAAAGATGCGGTAAGTTAGAGTACGTATACCTAAACGTTTCTAAACTGAAACATCTCGAGTTGGTCAACTTTTCGCATTGTGGGGAATTGACTGGTGCTGATTTGAGCGGTTATCCAAGTGGCACAGCATTGGAAGGAGAGATTATTGGCACGGAGTTACAAGCCTCCTCTTCTATTCCAGACAATAATGTCCCAAAAGTCGAGTTCAGTTTCATCAACTGCTTCAAGTTGGATGAAGAAGATGTTCTTCAACAACTCTCATACGAGAAACTCATCTTGTCCGGTGAAGAAATGCCGTTATACTTCACTCACCGAACTACGGGAACCTCTATGGCCTTCCCTCTTGCTCAGACCCCTCACTCTCCGCCATTCTTCAGGTTTAGGGTTTGCGCTGTGGCTGTTTTCGACTCTAAGCCCACCTCTGGTACCATTGGAGTCTTTACAAAGGTAAATTGTCAATTCAAAAGCAGACTCGGAAGTTACTATGAATCCCCCTATCAACACGACTACTTCTCCGTATATCAGAACG TTTCATATGAGTAG